A window of Apium graveolens cultivar Ventura chromosome 8, ASM990537v1, whole genome shotgun sequence contains these coding sequences:
- the LOC141680108 gene encoding uncharacterized protein LOC141680108 has translation MEYLELTRKDHTRLKRFYGRVPITLKIWTESWFREHGMRSIFEINLGEISSGREHWTPGMQVFKDCLASCSLDRVRTVGDNFTWTNKCIINPVFKCLDRMVANGVWFNLFTEGNVFVKPRGLMDHKALLFEEPMQLQKISKPFQFFNYMVDVPGFHATVDKAWSLICSGSCYAKFASKLKETKVLLCQLNRAHGNVSSNVLTVRANLADLQVTMLNNEDPSLLSLEKDLINVLNLALAEEESLYLQKSRIKWMGLRDVVHYFKNLLGPEVTDTAIDLESVDCKVIMETQASLLSAAVNDALIFNTLKKMKKNKAPGPDGVNVEFFLATWNTIGPDFCASIKSFFDTGFLPSGMNSTLISLIPKVDSPTRMADFRPISLCTVMYKCISKIIASILKLIMPTVSDIAQSAFIPGRSNSDNILLAQELFRGYDRETGTPKCALKIDLHKAFDSLNWDFILAALTRFHFPEIVIKWIKACLCTTKFSVKLNGIIHGYFKGTNGIRQGEPFSPYIFALCMQVLSGLLNSVPSGFRYHWRCKEMGPDLLLWNGIDAAKAKTWDIWDSIHFKAEMVPWHTGVWHKLRVNRYAHHQWISCHGRLHTLARLHRFGLVESQQCFLCICARETDSHIFLNCSYSNWILRNLMSLLDIGIHGESSNSFITYLIDLPDKTKSIMALCCAQIFCYHIWRERNARAHDSGFLVQGSC, from the exons ATGGAGTATTTGGAGCTAACtaggaaggaccatacaagattaAAACGATTTTATGGAAGGGTACCTATCACCTTGAAGATTTGGACGGAAAGCTGGTTCCGCGAGCATGGAATGCGGAGCATCTtcgaaa TCAATCTTGGTGAAATTTCTAGTGGTAGGGAGCACTGGACTCCAGGCATGCAAGTTTTTAAAGACTGTCTTGCTAGCTGTAGTTTGGACAGGGTTCGCACAGTGGGGGACAACTTCACTTGGACAAATAAGTGCATCATTAATCcagtgtttaaatgtttggatAGAATGGTTGCAAATGGGGTTTGGTTTAATCTGTTTACTGAAGGAAATGTGTTTGTCAAACCTCGAGGTCTCATGGATCACAAAGCTCTTCTTTTTGAAGAACCTATGCAGCTTCAAAAAATTAGTAAACCATTCCAGTTCTTTAATTATATGGTTGATGTCCCAGGGTTTCATGCTACTGTTGATAAAGCTTGGTCTTTGATTTGCTCAGGGTCCTGCTATGCTAAATTTGCTTCTAAACTTAAAGAAACGAAGGTGCTGCTTTGTCAACTAAACAGGGCTCATGGTAATGTCTCATCTAATGTGTTAACTGTTCGAGCAAACCTTGCAGACCTTCAAGTGACTATGCTCAATAATGAGGATCCATCTCTTCTCTCCTTGGAGAAAGACCTGATCAATGTTTTAAATTTAGCTTTGGCTGAGGAAGAGTCTTTATACTTGCAAAAATCTAGGATAAAATGGATGGGGCTTAGAGATG TTGTTCATTATTTCAAGAATTTGCTGGGGCCGGAGGTTACCGACACTGCCATTGATCTAGAATCTGTTGATTGTAAGGTCATTATGGAGACTCAAGCTTCCCTTCTTAGTGCTGCTGTTAATGATGCTTTAATCTTCAAcaccttgaagaaaatgaagaaaaacAAGGCTCCTGGCCCAGATGGTGTCAATGTAGAATTTTTTCTAGCAACTTGGAACACTATAGGTCCGGATTTTTGTGCTTCAATCAAATCTTTCTTTGACACTGGGTTTCTTCCTTCAGGTATGAACTCCACTCTCATCTCCCTTATTCCAAAAGTTGATTCCCCTACTAGAATGGCTGATTTTCGTCCAATATCACTTTGTACGGTCATGTACAAATGTATATCTAAGATTATAGCATCCATACTCAAATTGATAATGCCTACAGTTAGTGATATTGCTCAATCTGCTTTTATCCCAGGAAGATCCAATTCTGACAACATTTTGCTAGCTCAAGAATTATTCCGAGGTTATGATAGGGAAACTGGGACCCCTAAATGTGCTCTCAAAATTGATCTTCATAAGGCTTTTGACTCCTTGAATTGGGACTTCATTTTGGCTGCCTTGACCCGTTTTCATTTTCCTGAAATTGTGATTAAGTGGATCAAAGCTTGCTTATGTACAACTAAGTTCTCGGTTAAACTAAATGGCATTATCCATGGGTACTTCAAAGGGACAAATGGCATTCGTCAAGGGGAGCCTTTTTCACCTTACATCTTTGCCCTGTGCATGCAAGTTTTGTCTGGGCTTCTTAACAGTGTTCCTTCAGGCTTTCGATACCACTGGCGTTGCAAAGAAATGG GGCCTGATCTTTTATTATGGAATGGTATTGATGCTGCTAAGGCTAAAACTTGGGATATCTGGGACTCTATTCATTTTAAAGCTGAGATGGTTCCTTGGCACACAGGGGTTTGGCATAAACTTCGCGTGAATCGCTATGCTCATCACCAATGGATTTCTTGTCACGGAAGACTTCACACTCTAGCTCGTCTCCATAGATTTGGCCTTGTGGAATCACAACAATGCTTCCTCTGTATTTGTGCTCGAGAAACAGACTCACATATTTTTCTTAATTGCTCGTATAGCAATTGGATTCTACGCAATCTAATGTCACTGTTAGATATTGGCATTCATGGGGAGTCCTCGAACAGTTTCATCACCTATCTGATAGATCTCCCGGATAAAACTAAGAGCATTATGGCTCTTTGTTGTGCTCAAATTTTCTGCTATCATATTTGGCGTGAGCGTAATGCTCGAGCTCATGATTCGGGTTTTTTGGTCCAAGGAAGCTGCTAA